One Miscanthus floridulus cultivar M001 chromosome 11, ASM1932011v1, whole genome shotgun sequence DNA window includes the following coding sequences:
- the LOC136491787 gene encoding protein FAR1-RELATED SEQUENCE 4-like, whose protein sequence is MGPMPPSLVEAGPLALRDPPTASERVAALIRAHRREPPPSSTPMLPPITAITSDPLHHTMTLTPPATLAPGDMVTPDANQLFYPVKKALDLPYVVPESTIPAVLVPRVRQQFSTKNDAYIFYKDYAKLAGFSLRTARTSKETNHWVCNREGKHESKNKEEEAKTEKGSRRCGYPTYVKVKKDGKHNFWFFDHVQEAHNHKLELSPRMTRYMHAHKNMAEGMSDLFNIMTRNGVPHQAALNVMADLYDGRHMWGFTENDIKNICHISELQKKHVTELFLTKIALYFLNVHKKAVKAREEREDDLNKLLQFFRECKENNEYFYCDVDADPKTGVIKNIFWSHASQRAEYKDFGDTITFDTTHKTNSKKMPLAMFVGANNNLKNVTFGQALIGDESIGSFKWLFETFKSCMGGQEPHVILTDEDLAMKVAIELVFFKSQHRNYR, encoded by the exons ATGGGGCCAATGCCGCCGTCACTCGTCGAGGCTGGGCCGCTCGCCCTGCGTGATCCACCGACGGCATCGGAGAGGGTCGCTGCGTTGATTCGAGCACATCGGAGAGAGCCTCCGCCATCGTCGACACCCATGCTTCCCCCAATAACAGCAATTACAAGTGATCCCCTCCACCATACGATGACACTCACACCGCCGGCGACATTGGCTCCAGGGGACATGGTGACTCCAGATGCCAACCAGCTGTTCTACCCGGTAAAAAAAGCACTTGACCTCCCTTATGTTGTGCCT GAATCAACTATACCAGCTGTGTTAGTGCCAAGAGTGAGGCAGCAATTCTCTACAAAAAATGATGCTTACATATTTTACAAAGATTATGCAAAGCTGGCTGGGTTCAGTTTGAGGACAGCGAGAACAAGCAAGGAGACGAATCATTGGGTTTGCAACAGGGAAGGGAAACATGAGAGcaaaaataaagaagaagaagcaaaAACAGAAAAGGGATCGAGAAGATGCGGCTACCCGACTTATGTGAAAGTTAAGAAGGATGGGAAGCACAATTTCTGGTTCTTTGACCATGTGCAGGAAGCCCACAACCACAAACTTGAGCTATCTCCCAGGATGACAAGATACATGCACGCGCACAAGAACATGGCAGAAGGCATGAGTGACTTATTTAACATAATGACAAGGAACGGAGTTCCACATCAGGCAGCATTGAATGTGATGGCGGATCTGTATGATGGTCGCCATATGTGGGGTTTTACAGAGAACGACATAAAGAATAT ATGTCACATATCTGAATTGCAAAAAAAACATGTTACTGAACTTTTTCTAACAAAAATTGCCCTATATTTTTTAAATGTTCACAAGAAGGCAGTGAAGGCTAGGgaggaaagagaagatgatcttAACAAGCTGCTGCAGTTCTTCAGAGAATGCAAGGAGAACAACGAATATTTCTACTGTGATGTGGATGCAGATCCAAAGACTGGAGTGATCAAAAACATATTCTGGAGTCATGCAAGCCAGAGAGCTGAATACAAAGATTTTGGAGACACCATCACCTTTGATACGACACATAAAACCAACAGCAAGAAGATGCCGTTGGCGATGTTTGTTGGAGCCAACAATAACCTCAAGAACGTGACCTTCGGACAAGCTCTGATTGGTGATGAATCGATTGGATCATTCAAATGGTTGTTTGAGACGTTCAAGAGTTGCATGGGTGGACAGGAACCTCATGTTATCCTGACGG ACGAAGATCTAGCAATGAAAGTTGCAATTGAGTTGGTGTTTTTCAAGTCTCAACACAGAAACTATCGCTGA